The following proteins are co-located in the Meleagris gallopavo isolate NT-WF06-2002-E0010 breed Aviagen turkey brand Nicholas breeding stock chromosome 13, Turkey_5.1, whole genome shotgun sequence genome:
- the CCDC113 gene encoding coiled-coil domain-containing protein 113 isoform X2 has protein sequence MGAGHRGQGTPRPPEDPSCRPLSQDLAAPGVQVGTGAALRVFSLSWLVEGRPAAPLILGGLLCIELFSFAHCSCHSAHPSLCSHANDLLKAKVELFQNQYHKMQLSSGDLPQHGSPPELVPVLTRGRSRSRLRSSSSAYFGALTVEQKCELAERELLDVKSDIQKMEEDSEKTLHDLEAVIQEADAWWADVKKVGNDFEEDIVRTISNDKGSITASEKLLRYLEEKNHQRDLMRQKLRLESNFLRSYKKKLQQQLRQKEQVGDVLHEVHAELLQVKKAQYEEEIDEKNKELQQLKLALEKTQILDFWKKKLHNAMETSTVLMKDISQRKEMLEKIERNTTLVKEDPSIAFLKFSFLEVFTSSVLPSEK, from the exons ATGGGGGCAGGACACAGAGGCCAAGGCACCCCCCGGCCACCTGAGGATCCCTCCTGCAGGCCTCTGTCCCAGGATCTGGCAGCCCCTGGGGTCCAGGTTGGAacaggagcagctctgaggGTCTTTTCTTTGTCCTGGCTCGTGGAAGGGAGACCTGCAGCCCCCCTCATTTTGGGGGGTCTGCTTTGCATTGAGCTGTTCTCCTTTGCTCACTGCTCCTGTCACAGTGCACATCCATCACTTTGCAGCCATGCCAATGACTTGCTGAAAGCCAAGGTGGAGTTGTTTCAGAACCAGTACCACAAGATGCAGCTGAGCAGCGGAGACCTCCCACAGCACGGCTCCCCACCAGAGCTGGTACCCGTACTG ACACGTGGCAGGTCCAGATCCAGGCTGCGCAGCAGTTCATCGGCCTACTTTGGAGCCCTGACAGTGGAGCAGAAATGTGAGCTGGCTGAGcgggagctgctggatgtgaAAAGTGACATTCAGAAGATGGAGGAGGATTCGGAGAAGACCTTGCATGACCTCGAG GCAGTCATACAAGAAGCAGATGCTTGGTGGGCTGATGTTAAGAAAGTTGGCAATGACTTTGAGGAAGACATTGTCAGAACCATCTCCAACGACAAAGGGAGCATCACAGCTTCTGAGAAGCTGCTGAGATACCTGGAGGAGAAGAACCACCAGAGG gatCTGATGAGACAGAAGCTACGCTTAGAAAGCAATTTTCTCAGGAGCTACAAGaagaagctgcagcagcagctcaggcag AAGGAGCAGGTGGGAGACGTGCTTCATGAGGTCCacgcagagctgctgcaggttAAGAAAGCACAGTATGAGGAGGAGATTGATGAGAAGAacaaggagctgcagcagctaaAGCTGGCCTTAGAGAAGACCCAGATCCTCGACTTTTGGAAG AAAAAGCTGCACAATGCCATGGAAACATCTACAGTTCTGATGAAAGACATCTCCCAGAGGAAAGAGATGCTGGAGAAGATCGAAAGAAATACTACTCTTGTGAAGGAG GATCCATCCATTGCCTTCTTGAAGTTCTCTTTCCTTGAGGTTTTCACCAGCAGTGTCCTTCCTAGTGAGAAGTAG
- the CCDC113 gene encoding coiled-coil domain-containing protein 113 isoform X1, translating into MGAGHRGQGTPRPPEDPSCRPLSQDLAAPGVQVGTGAALRVFSLSWLVEGRPAAPLILGGLLCIELFSFAHCSCHSAHPSLCSHANDLLKAKVELFQNQYHKMQLSSGDLPQHGSPPELVPVLTRGRSRSRLRSSSSAYFGALTVEQKCELAERELLDVKSDIQKMEEDSEKTLHDLEAVIQEADAWWADVKKVGNDFEEDIVRTISNDKGSITASEKLLRYLEEKNHQRDLMRQKLRLESNFLRSYKKKLQQQLRQKEQVGDVLHEVHAELLQVKKAQYEEEIDEKNKELQQLKLALEKTQILDFWKKKLHNAMETSTVLMKDISQRKEMLEKIERNTTLVKEQQAKEERLIGWLQKQLSDYSTPPVMNYVQTMIAVADLKQSIKAWERKVAIAEMTLQSHQKAWNQVKMSGNLHLPCVMLQGKQRKLQGEPALWGNVLSNGETSQLHPSLEKSQGSA; encoded by the exons ATGGGGGCAGGACACAGAGGCCAAGGCACCCCCCGGCCACCTGAGGATCCCTCCTGCAGGCCTCTGTCCCAGGATCTGGCAGCCCCTGGGGTCCAGGTTGGAacaggagcagctctgaggGTCTTTTCTTTGTCCTGGCTCGTGGAAGGGAGACCTGCAGCCCCCCTCATTTTGGGGGGTCTGCTTTGCATTGAGCTGTTCTCCTTTGCTCACTGCTCCTGTCACAGTGCACATCCATCACTTTGCAGCCATGCCAATGACTTGCTGAAAGCCAAGGTGGAGTTGTTTCAGAACCAGTACCACAAGATGCAGCTGAGCAGCGGAGACCTCCCACAGCACGGCTCCCCACCAGAGCTGGTACCCGTACTG ACACGTGGCAGGTCCAGATCCAGGCTGCGCAGCAGTTCATCGGCCTACTTTGGAGCCCTGACAGTGGAGCAGAAATGTGAGCTGGCTGAGcgggagctgctggatgtgaAAAGTGACATTCAGAAGATGGAGGAGGATTCGGAGAAGACCTTGCATGACCTCGAG GCAGTCATACAAGAAGCAGATGCTTGGTGGGCTGATGTTAAGAAAGTTGGCAATGACTTTGAGGAAGACATTGTCAGAACCATCTCCAACGACAAAGGGAGCATCACAGCTTCTGAGAAGCTGCTGAGATACCTGGAGGAGAAGAACCACCAGAGG gatCTGATGAGACAGAAGCTACGCTTAGAAAGCAATTTTCTCAGGAGCTACAAGaagaagctgcagcagcagctcaggcag AAGGAGCAGGTGGGAGACGTGCTTCATGAGGTCCacgcagagctgctgcaggttAAGAAAGCACAGTATGAGGAGGAGATTGATGAGAAGAacaaggagctgcagcagctaaAGCTGGCCTTAGAGAAGACCCAGATCCTCGACTTTTGGAAG AAAAAGCTGCACAATGCCATGGAAACATCTACAGTTCTGATGAAAGACATCTCCCAGAGGAAAGAGATGCTGGAGAAGATCGAAAGAAATACTACTCTTGTGAAGGAG CAACAAGCCAAAGAGGAGAGACTCATTGGgtggctgcagaagcagctgtcAGACTACAGCACCCCTCCCGTGATGAATTACGTGCAGACAATGATTGCTGTTGCTGACCTGAAACAGAGTATCAAGGCTTGGGAGAGGAAGGTGGCAATTGCTGAG ATGACCTTGCAAAGCCACCAGAAAGCATGGAATCAAGTCAAGATGTCTGGTAACCTGCACCTGCCTTGTGTGATGCTTCAGGGCAAGCAGCGGAAGCTGCAGGGGGAGCCAGCCTTGTGGGGAAATGTGCTATCAAATGG TGAAACATCCCAACTCCATCCCTCCCTCGAGAAGAGCCAAGGTTCAGCTTAG